A window from Marinobacter salsuginis encodes these proteins:
- the rpoS gene encoding RNA polymerase sigma factor RpoS, with protein MSAEQEDIIIDRVSDMDDAEDQLLAEEKVDKEATEEVAEVEEDFPTQGRYFTSQKQLDATQLYLNEIGFSPLLTPEEEVYFARLARKGEESGRKRMIESNLRLVVKIARRYVNRGLTLLDLIEEGNLGLIRAVEKFDPERGFRFSTYATWWIRQTIERAIMNQTRTIRLPIHVVKELNLYLRAARELTQKLDHEPSAEEIAKMVDKPVADVKRMLGLNERVASMDTPIGTGGEKSLLDTVADEGASDPADLLQDNNMCSCLEKWIDQLSDKQQEVLSRRFGLRGYPVSTLEEVGQEIGLTRERVRQIQVEALRRLREILEKEGLSGNLLFK; from the coding sequence ATGTCAGCAGAGCAAGAAGACATCATCATTGATCGCGTGTCGGACATGGACGATGCCGAGGATCAATTGCTAGCAGAAGAAAAAGTCGATAAAGAGGCGACTGAAGAGGTCGCTGAAGTCGAAGAAGATTTCCCTACCCAGGGACGTTATTTCACCAGTCAAAAGCAGCTGGATGCCACTCAGCTGTACCTCAACGAAATCGGATTTTCACCGCTCCTTACGCCGGAAGAAGAAGTTTATTTTGCCCGCCTGGCGCGCAAGGGTGAGGAGTCCGGTCGCAAGCGCATGATCGAGAGCAACCTTCGCCTTGTGGTGAAGATTGCCCGTCGCTATGTGAACCGTGGTCTGACTCTGCTGGACCTGATCGAGGAAGGCAATCTTGGCCTGATCAGGGCGGTTGAGAAGTTCGACCCGGAGCGTGGCTTCCGCTTCTCCACTTACGCCACATGGTGGATTCGCCAGACCATTGAGCGCGCCATCATGAACCAGACCCGCACCATCCGACTCCCGATTCATGTGGTGAAGGAACTCAACCTCTACCTGCGTGCGGCGCGGGAGCTGACCCAGAAGCTGGATCACGAACCGTCGGCCGAAGAAATTGCGAAGATGGTCGACAAGCCGGTGGCTGACGTGAAGCGCATGCTTGGTCTGAATGAGCGCGTTGCGTCCATGGATACACCCATCGGCACCGGTGGTGAAAAATCGCTTCTGGATACCGTAGCCGATGAGGGAGCTTCAGATCCGGCGGATCTCCTGCAGGACAACAACATGTGTTCCTGCCTGGAGAAGTGGATTGATCAGCTCAGTGACAAACAGCAGGAGGTTCTCTCCCGCCGGTTTGGTCTTCGGGGTTACCCGGTCAGTACGCTGGAGGAAGTGGGGCAGGAAATCGGTCTGACCCGCGAACGTGTAAGGCAGATCCAGGTCGAGGCGCTGCGTCGTCTTCGTGAGATCCTGGAGAAGGAAGGCTTGTCCGGAAACCTGCTTTTCAAGTAA
- a CDS encoding peptidoglycan DD-metalloendopeptidase family protein, with protein sequence MLLSGCNTPALYQDDIYNPPVYWGRHVVQPGETLYSIAWRYGRDYRELGDANGIGPPWNLRAGQVLRLDLRGNVTSGSQTTTASRPAAAVSKTPSRASPPKQTAATAPKPAVTRAPSKGAPLASQTQTVARIEWRWPHIGTVIAGYSTSGKVNKGIDIAGQAGDAVRAAATGNVVYAGNGLLGYGNLIIVNHNEHYLSAYAHNRKILVQEGEDVKAGQVIAELGSSGAERPMLHFEIRKNGNPVDPVHYLPPR encoded by the coding sequence ATGCTGCTGTCTGGCTGCAATACGCCGGCACTGTACCAGGATGACATTTACAATCCCCCGGTTTATTGGGGTAGGCATGTAGTCCAGCCTGGTGAAACCCTCTACAGCATCGCCTGGCGGTATGGTCGGGACTATCGGGAGCTGGGTGACGCCAATGGGATTGGCCCGCCCTGGAACCTCAGGGCGGGGCAGGTGCTTCGTCTGGACCTTCGCGGAAATGTAACCTCGGGCAGTCAGACTACCACGGCTAGCAGACCGGCTGCCGCGGTCTCCAAAACCCCGAGCCGGGCCTCGCCGCCAAAGCAGACAGCCGCCACGGCACCAAAACCTGCGGTTACCAGGGCGCCGAGTAAAGGCGCGCCGCTTGCCTCGCAGACACAGACCGTAGCCCGAATTGAATGGCGCTGGCCGCATATTGGCACTGTAATTGCTGGATATTCAACATCTGGAAAAGTCAATAAAGGTATTGATATTGCCGGCCAAGCCGGGGATGCTGTAAGAGCAGCAGCCACCGGGAATGTAGTCTACGCCGGCAACGGGTTGCTTGGATACGGCAATCTGATTATCGTGAATCATAACGAGCACTATTTGAGTGCTTACGCTCACAACCGGAAGATTCTGGTGCAGGAAGGGGAGGATGTGAAAGCCGGGCAGGTGATCGCAGAGCTCGGTAGCAGTGGCGCTGAACGACCCATGTTGCATTTTGAGATTCGGAAGAATGGCAATCCGGTTGACCCAGTCCATTATCTGCCACCGCGCTAG
- the nth gene encoding endonuclease III has product MNKQKRIEIFTRLREANPNPTTELNYSSPFELLIAVILSAQATDVGVNKATDKLFPVANTPEAILALGVDGLKEYIKTIGLFNSKAENVIKTCRMLIEKHGGQVPERREDLEALPGVGRKTANVVLNTAFGHMAMAVDTHIYRVSNRTGIAPGKNVLEVENRLMRLVPKEFLLDAHHWLILHGRYTCTARKPKCGACIIEDLCEFKQKRDYL; this is encoded by the coding sequence ATGAACAAACAGAAACGCATCGAGATCTTCACCCGATTACGGGAAGCCAACCCCAATCCGACCACCGAGCTGAACTATTCCAGCCCGTTCGAGTTGCTGATAGCGGTTATTCTATCGGCCCAGGCCACGGATGTGGGGGTCAACAAGGCCACCGACAAGCTCTTTCCGGTAGCCAACACCCCAGAGGCCATCCTCGCGCTGGGCGTTGATGGTCTCAAGGAATACATCAAGACCATCGGCCTGTTTAACAGCAAGGCCGAAAACGTGATCAAGACTTGTCGCATGCTGATCGAAAAACACGGCGGTCAGGTACCGGAACGCCGGGAAGATCTTGAGGCCTTACCAGGCGTGGGTCGGAAAACTGCAAATGTGGTGCTCAACACCGCCTTCGGCCACATGGCGATGGCGGTGGACACCCATATCTATCGGGTGTCGAACCGAACGGGCATCGCTCCGGGCAAGAATGTTCTTGAGGTTGAAAACCGGTTGATGCGCCTGGTTCCGAAAGAGTTTCTGCTGGACGCCCACCACTGGCTGATTCTGCATGGCCGCTATACCTGCACTGCCCGCAAACCGAAATGCGGTGCCTGTATCATCGAAGACCTCTGCGAATTCAAGCAGAAACGGGATTACCTCTGA
- the rsxG gene encoding electron transport complex subunit RsxG: MAAVAQSIRRSAIGLGLFAVITGGTIAVTQVATEERIREQAARAEAQALYEIIPESQHNNDLLRDTVQLPASERLAQPGPLTVWVARQNDRPIGMIMPVVAPDGYSGKIHLLVGVNMQGTILGVRVTNHKETPGLGDQIETRKSDWIKSFDGRSLGKPPHREWNVKKNGGEFDQFTGATITPRAVVKAVQKALIYFRENRQTIRERLNDEPSPRDSILNPEAIAGESSNTEHS, encoded by the coding sequence ATGGCTGCAGTTGCACAGTCCATCCGTCGCAGTGCCATCGGGCTCGGCTTGTTCGCCGTTATCACCGGTGGCACCATCGCCGTGACCCAGGTGGCTACCGAAGAGCGCATTCGTGAGCAGGCGGCTCGTGCCGAAGCCCAGGCCCTCTACGAGATCATTCCGGAGAGCCAGCACAATAACGACCTGCTCAGGGACACGGTGCAGCTACCCGCCAGTGAGCGGCTAGCGCAACCCGGTCCGCTGACCGTCTGGGTGGCGAGACAGAATGATCGTCCCATTGGCATGATCATGCCCGTGGTGGCCCCGGACGGGTACTCTGGCAAAATACATCTGCTGGTGGGCGTCAACATGCAAGGTACTATCCTTGGCGTGCGGGTAACCAATCATAAAGAAACGCCGGGGCTGGGAGACCAGATCGAGACCCGGAAATCCGACTGGATCAAGAGCTTTGATGGCCGGTCCCTGGGCAAGCCGCCCCACCGGGAGTGGAACGTTAAAAAGAATGGTGGAGAGTTCGATCAGTTCACCGGCGCCACCATCACACCTAGGGCTGTGGTGAAAGCGGTTCAAAAAGCACTTATCTACTTCCGGGAAAATCGTCAGACTATCCGTGAGCGGCTCAATGACGAGCCGTCACCAAGAGATAGCATCCTGAACCCTGAAGCAATTGCCGGCGAATCGTCCAATACGGAGCATTCCTGA
- a CDS encoding DUF368 domain-containing protein, translated as MVDSAVPNSDPESETGRIHHPGAVFLRGIAMGAADIVPGVSGGTIAFITGIYFRLLGAINAVPAAVFHDLLRGRFGAFWRTCDGTFLACLMAGILTSIATLASAISYMLVAYPILIWSFFFGLIVASVWHVGRQVRHYEPLLLIPLLLGIAVAWWITTLSASEVAPSALAFFGAGALAICAMILPGISGSFILVIIGMYAPVLAAIKSLDVGVLMLFMAGCVVGLLSIARLITWAFHHFHDLVLALLTGFMIGALNKVWPWKETLSWRVNSSGEKVPLNEASVWPWTFLEQAGQDPQVLLAVVMALAGFGLVLLVEWIGSRRGHASSSA; from the coding sequence ATGGTTGATTCTGCGGTACCCAATTCGGATCCTGAAAGCGAAACCGGCCGTATCCATCATCCTGGAGCAGTTTTCCTGCGGGGCATTGCCATGGGCGCGGCTGATATTGTTCCAGGTGTCTCTGGCGGCACCATTGCATTCATTACCGGCATATACTTCCGACTGTTGGGAGCCATCAACGCGGTTCCCGCAGCGGTATTCCATGATCTGCTTCGGGGTCGCTTTGGCGCTTTCTGGCGCACTTGCGATGGAACCTTTCTGGCTTGTCTGATGGCCGGCATCCTGACCAGCATTGCCACCCTGGCTTCAGCCATCAGTTACATGCTGGTGGCCTATCCCATCCTGATCTGGAGCTTTTTCTTCGGTTTGATTGTCGCTTCGGTTTGGCATGTGGGGCGCCAGGTTCGGCATTATGAGCCTCTACTGCTGATCCCGCTGCTACTGGGGATTGCTGTCGCCTGGTGGATAACCACTCTCTCCGCCAGCGAGGTGGCGCCATCCGCACTGGCGTTTTTCGGGGCCGGTGCGCTAGCCATCTGTGCCATGATTCTTCCCGGTATCTCGGGCAGTTTCATACTGGTGATTATTGGTATGTATGCTCCTGTGCTGGCAGCGATCAAATCGTTGGATGTGGGCGTTCTTATGTTGTTTATGGCAGGGTGCGTGGTGGGCCTTTTATCCATTGCCCGCCTGATCACCTGGGCATTTCATCATTTTCATGATCTTGTCCTCGCCCTGCTGACGGGCTTCATGATCGGTGCGCTCAACAAGGTATGGCCCTGGAAAGAAACGCTGAGTTGGCGGGTAAACAGCTCGGGTGAAAAAGTGCCCTTGAATGAGGCAAGCGTCTGGCCATGGACCTTTTTGGAGCAGGCCGGGCAGGATCCCCAGGTGCTACTTGCGGTGGTTATGGCGCTGGCTGGCTTCGGTCTTGTTCTGCTTGTGGAGTGGATTGGCTCAAGGCGCGGGCATGCCTCATCGTCGGCGTAG
- a CDS encoding protein-L-isoaspartate(D-aspartate) O-methyltransferase, translating into MTAQLEGIGMTSRRTRMRLVQRLREAGIESDRVLEIMGEVPRHIFLDEALSHRAYEDTSLPIGYGQTLSQPYIVARMTELMLAHGPSRVLELGTGSGYQTSVLSRLFSEIYSVERIKALQDRARDRLRQLNARNVFLKHADGGMGWPERGPFDGIIVTAAPIEVPGELLAQLADGGVLIAPVGEEDQVLVEVTRRGDRFDHKELEPVRFVPLLGGVVR; encoded by the coding sequence ATGACCGCTCAGCTTGAAGGTATCGGGATGACCTCACGGCGTACCCGGATGCGACTGGTGCAGCGCCTCAGGGAAGCCGGCATCGAATCGGACCGCGTGCTCGAGATCATGGGAGAGGTGCCAAGGCACATTTTCCTGGATGAAGCGCTGTCCCATCGCGCTTATGAAGACACATCCCTGCCAATCGGGTATGGCCAGACCCTGTCCCAGCCCTACATTGTGGCAAGGATGACGGAATTGATGCTCGCTCATGGGCCATCACGGGTGCTGGAGCTGGGAACCGGGTCAGGTTACCAGACCTCGGTGCTCTCCCGCCTGTTTTCGGAAATTTACAGCGTTGAGCGTATCAAGGCATTACAGGACAGGGCGCGGGACCGGTTGCGTCAGCTGAACGCCAGGAATGTGTTCCTGAAACACGCTGACGGAGGTATGGGCTGGCCTGAGCGGGGTCCTTTCGATGGCATCATCGTGACCGCAGCGCCCATTGAAGTTCCAGGCGAGTTACTCGCCCAACTGGCAGACGGTGGCGTTCTGATTGCGCCCGTGGGAGAGGAAGACCAGGTGTTGGTTGAGGTAACCCGCAGGGGTGATCGTTTCGATCACAAAGAGTTGGAGCCGGTCCGTTTTGTGCCGCTGTTGGGCGGGGTTGTCCGCTAG
- a CDS encoding electron transport complex subunit E, which yields MATKSSSEIVRDGLWDNNPALVQVLGLCPLLAVTSTVVNAIGLGLATLMVLMGSNLAVSLIRNFVSESVRLPAFVMIIASFVTCAELLMQAFTYELYLILGIFIPLIVTNCAILGRADAFASRNPPLPALLDGAMMGLGFLAVLVVLGGLRELIGQGTLFVDMHLLLGPVAADWVVRPFENYPDMLFMILPPGAFVGLGLLIALKNGIDNHLEERRKANEPAPVAAGSKRVRVTGNVS from the coding sequence ATGGCAACCAAATCATCCAGCGAAATCGTCCGGGACGGACTCTGGGACAATAACCCTGCCCTCGTCCAGGTGCTTGGGCTCTGTCCTCTTCTGGCCGTGACCAGTACCGTTGTTAACGCCATCGGCCTGGGCCTGGCCACACTCATGGTACTCATGGGATCCAATCTCGCGGTGTCGCTGATTCGCAATTTCGTGAGCGAGTCAGTTCGCCTGCCCGCGTTCGTGATGATCATCGCCTCGTTCGTGACCTGCGCAGAGTTGCTGATGCAGGCCTTTACCTACGAGCTGTACCTGATTCTTGGCATCTTCATTCCGCTGATTGTCACCAACTGTGCCATCCTGGGCCGGGCCGACGCCTTCGCCTCGAGGAACCCACCACTTCCGGCACTGTTGGACGGCGCCATGATGGGCCTCGGTTTTCTGGCGGTTCTGGTGGTTCTCGGAGGCCTTCGGGAATTGATCGGACAGGGCACTCTGTTTGTCGACATGCACCTGCTCCTCGGCCCCGTTGCTGCTGACTGGGTGGTACGCCCCTTCGAAAACTACCCGGACATGCTGTTCATGATCCTCCCCCCGGGCGCGTTTGTGGGCCTCGGCCTGCTCATCGCCCTCAAAAACGGGATCGACAATCACCTGGAAGAACGGCGGAAAGCCAATGAACCGGCACCCGTGGCAGCAGGGAGCAAGCGGGTCCGGGTTACCGGTAATGTCTCCTGA
- the truD gene encoding tRNA pseudouridine(13) synthase TruD, whose amino-acid sequence MSQWRLDWPTSGGGRVASGRLKTAPGDFIVDEVLEFPESGSDLRADAISGVGEHLCVKLEKVGDNTEYVARELARMAGFRNFDVGFCGLKDRHAVTRQWFSLYRPGCEAQDAALIDEIAVRWPVLAASRQTRKLRRGEHSGNGFVITLRAVTGEPEVIDRALVRLADIGAPNYFGPQRFGNGGANLYRAVHLDPATLNRRNRSGGKGRGGKKRAGSDGSKNVLYFSAARSWLFNEVLAARVSDGSWAEAGATGPLWGDGGTTASGALEALERDIVAQTPGLASLFSVTRMKPERRPLAVKPDRLAWRWLAEDTLELTFFLSPGQYATTILSDIFELEDMSLSRHNEQQG is encoded by the coding sequence GTGAGTCAGTGGCGCCTTGACTGGCCCACGTCTGGCGGTGGGCGTGTTGCTTCGGGCCGTTTGAAGACAGCGCCCGGCGATTTCATTGTTGACGAGGTGCTGGAATTTCCGGAAAGCGGCTCCGATCTCAGGGCAGACGCAATCTCCGGCGTCGGAGAGCATCTCTGTGTGAAACTGGAGAAAGTGGGCGATAACACAGAGTACGTCGCTCGCGAACTGGCCAGAATGGCGGGTTTTCGCAACTTTGATGTCGGCTTCTGCGGTCTCAAGGATCGACATGCGGTAACACGCCAATGGTTCAGTCTCTATCGGCCAGGGTGTGAAGCTCAAGACGCCGCCCTGATTGACGAAATTGCTGTTCGATGGCCCGTTCTTGCGGCCTCGCGACAGACCCGGAAATTGCGGCGGGGAGAGCACAGTGGCAATGGCTTTGTAATCACCCTGAGAGCAGTCACCGGGGAACCCGAGGTGATTGATCGTGCTCTGGTGCGCCTGGCAGATATTGGCGCTCCCAATTACTTTGGCCCCCAACGGTTCGGCAACGGTGGTGCAAACCTTTACCGGGCGGTGCATCTGGATCCCGCCACCCTGAACCGTCGGAACCGGTCCGGCGGAAAAGGCCGGGGTGGCAAAAAGCGCGCTGGCAGCGACGGCTCGAAAAACGTATTGTATTTTTCGGCGGCGCGCTCATGGCTGTTCAATGAGGTGCTTGCGGCTCGGGTAAGCGATGGCAGCTGGGCCGAGGCGGGGGCTACAGGCCCCTTGTGGGGTGACGGCGGCACGACGGCTTCCGGGGCACTGGAAGCTCTTGAACGGGACATTGTTGCGCAAACCCCTGGATTGGCGAGCCTGTTCTCGGTCACCCGGATGAAACCGGAGCGACGTCCCCTGGCGGTAAAGCCCGATAGGCTTGCCTGGCGGTGGCTGGCTGAGGACACTCTGGAACTGACGTTCTTTTTGTCACCCGGCCAGTACGCCACTACGATTTTGAGTGATATTTTCGAGCTTGAGGACATGAGCCTCAGCCGACATAACGAACAACAAGGCTAG
- the ispF gene encoding 2-C-methyl-D-erythritol 2,4-cyclodiphosphate synthase encodes MRIGQGFDVHAFCEGDNVIIGGVSIPHSHGLKAHSDGDVLLHALADALLGAVALGDIGHFFPDTSDEWAGADSRDLLRRVMTRVWAEGFGVVNVDATIIAQAPKMAPHIDAIRLNIAEDLGVPASRVSVKATTTEKLGFTGRGEGIACQAICLLEPVDS; translated from the coding sequence ATGCGTATTGGTCAGGGCTTTGATGTCCATGCCTTTTGTGAAGGCGACAATGTGATTATTGGCGGTGTCAGCATTCCGCATTCCCACGGGCTGAAGGCCCATTCTGATGGTGATGTCCTGCTGCACGCACTGGCGGATGCGCTGCTGGGTGCCGTAGCACTGGGCGACATCGGGCATTTTTTTCCGGACACCAGTGATGAGTGGGCGGGCGCCGACAGCCGCGACCTTCTGCGCCGCGTCATGACCCGGGTTTGGGCTGAGGGGTTTGGCGTGGTGAATGTGGATGCCACCATCATCGCTCAAGCTCCTAAAATGGCCCCTCATATTGATGCCATCCGTCTGAACATTGCGGAAGACCTGGGCGTTCCGGCCAGTCGCGTTAGTGTGAAAGCCACCACCACGGAAAAACTCGGCTTTACCGGGCGCGGTGAGGGCATTGCCTGCCAGGCTATCTGCCTGCTTGAACCGGTGGATTCGTGA
- a CDS encoding chalcone isomerase family protein — protein sequence MKKALTTGFASVLMTALLSAPASALTVEGVDVPDTYSAMDTELKLNGAGTRSKWFMDLYVGGLYVPETIDDGEAVINADEPQAITLHIISGMITSERMTEATLEGFEASTDGDMASIQGDVDQFMAVFQEEITEGDVFDLVYLPGEGVRVLKNGEHKDTVGDLAFKKALFGIWLSDKPAQKDLKEKMLGQR from the coding sequence ATGAAGAAGGCTCTTACAACCGGCTTTGCCTCTGTGCTTATGACCGCCCTGCTGTCGGCACCGGCCTCTGCGCTCACCGTAGAAGGCGTTGATGTTCCGGACACCTATTCCGCCATGGATACCGAACTGAAGCTCAATGGCGCGGGTACCCGTTCCAAGTGGTTTATGGATCTGTATGTCGGAGGCCTGTACGTCCCCGAGACCATCGATGATGGTGAGGCCGTTATCAACGCAGACGAGCCCCAGGCGATTACGCTGCATATCATTTCCGGCATGATTACCAGCGAACGGATGACCGAGGCCACGCTGGAGGGTTTCGAAGCCTCCACCGACGGCGATATGGCGTCTATCCAGGGGGATGTGGACCAGTTCATGGCGGTGTTCCAGGAAGAGATCACCGAGGGTGACGTTTTTGATCTGGTGTATCTGCCCGGCGAGGGCGTGCGGGTCCTGAAGAATGGCGAACACAAGGACACGGTTGGCGATCTGGCCTTTAAAAAAGCCCTGTTCGGAATCTGGCTGTCTGACAAGCCGGCCCAGAAGGATCTGAAGGAGAAAATGCTGGGTCAGCGATAA
- the rsxD gene encoding electron transport complex subunit RsxD, with protein MAFVQQSSPHAHSARPTSRVMLWVLIAALPGLLAQTLFFGWGNLINVVFCIAVAIASEAALLKLRKKPVAFFIKDNTAAVTGLLLGLSLPQFAPWWVSAVAVISAIVVAKQLYGGLGSNPFNPAMVGYALVLVSFPVAMTTNWAEPAMLWDGAPGFGETLATIASGQQTAVDGWTMATPLDEYKHKITTHTAVEVLNHPTFGEGIAKGWEWVNAAFLAGGLLLIGLRIISWHIPAGFLGGLIVMSLAFGNNADLYTPLSLHLLAGGTMLGAFFIATDPVSAATSHQGKLIYGAGIGILIYLIRTWGNYPDAVAFSVLLMNFAVPFIDHYTPPRTYGHHKARRGVPGSQG; from the coding sequence ATGGCATTCGTTCAGCAGTCATCGCCCCACGCACACAGTGCCCGGCCAACATCCCGCGTGATGTTATGGGTGCTTATTGCGGCCTTGCCTGGCCTGTTGGCACAGACGTTGTTTTTTGGCTGGGGCAACCTGATCAATGTTGTCTTCTGTATCGCCGTTGCAATCGCCTCCGAAGCTGCCCTTCTGAAGCTCAGAAAGAAGCCAGTCGCGTTCTTTATCAAGGACAACACTGCTGCCGTCACCGGCCTTCTGCTGGGCCTGTCACTGCCTCAGTTCGCGCCCTGGTGGGTCTCAGCCGTCGCGGTGATTTCAGCCATAGTTGTGGCCAAGCAACTGTATGGCGGGCTGGGCTCAAATCCGTTCAACCCCGCCATGGTGGGCTACGCCCTGGTTCTGGTTTCGTTTCCGGTGGCCATGACCACCAACTGGGCGGAACCTGCCATGCTCTGGGACGGAGCGCCCGGCTTTGGTGAGACACTGGCGACCATTGCCTCGGGCCAGCAAACAGCGGTCGATGGCTGGACCATGGCCACACCACTTGATGAATACAAACACAAGATCACCACCCACACTGCGGTCGAGGTTCTCAACCATCCGACGTTTGGAGAGGGCATCGCCAAAGGGTGGGAGTGGGTCAATGCGGCATTCCTGGCCGGAGGCTTGCTGCTCATCGGCCTTCGCATTATCAGCTGGCACATTCCAGCGGGGTTTCTCGGCGGCCTGATCGTAATGAGCCTGGCTTTTGGCAATAATGCCGACCTCTATACGCCGCTTTCACTGCATCTGCTGGCAGGCGGAACCATGCTGGGTGCGTTCTTTATTGCCACCGATCCGGTTTCGGCCGCTACCAGCCACCAGGGAAAACTGATCTACGGGGCCGGGATTGGCATCCTGATCTACCTGATTCGTACCTGGGGCAATTATCCGGACGCCGTGGCGTTCAGCGTTCTGCTAATGAATTTTGCCGTACCGTTCATTGATCATTACACACCCCCGCGGACATACGGGCATCACAAGGCCCGTCGGGGTGTGCCGGGGAGTCAGGGATAA
- the surE gene encoding 5'/3'-nucleotidase SurE yields the protein MRILLSNDDGVHSPGLIALFEGLKGLGELEVVAPDRDHSGASNALTLNRPLTVEEHPNGFRSVDGTPTDCVHLAVNGLFKEPFDRVVSGINTHANLGDDIIYSGTVAAATEGRHLGLPAIAVSLVNDGHFHYATAARVVRMLLENESPLELGPRSILNVNVPDVPWEELAGIRVTRLGHRERAEGAVPMTCPRGKERYWIGAAGVGGDAGPGTDFNAVREGYVSVTPVHIDMTRHEALSRLRDWVDTLADLPEGRG from the coding sequence GTGCGTATTCTGTTGTCGAACGATGACGGCGTTCACTCACCGGGGCTTATTGCCCTGTTCGAGGGATTGAAGGGGCTGGGTGAGCTGGAGGTGGTGGCGCCCGATCGGGATCATAGCGGCGCCAGCAACGCCCTTACCCTCAATCGGCCTTTGACCGTAGAAGAGCATCCCAACGGGTTCCGCTCTGTGGATGGCACCCCGACCGACTGTGTTCATCTGGCGGTTAACGGGCTGTTCAAAGAGCCGTTCGACAGAGTAGTCTCCGGAATAAACACCCACGCCAACCTGGGCGATGACATTATTTATTCGGGTACTGTTGCCGCAGCCACTGAGGGGCGTCACCTTGGTCTTCCGGCCATCGCTGTTTCCCTGGTCAACGATGGCCACTTTCACTATGCGACGGCTGCCCGGGTGGTCCGGATGCTGCTCGAGAACGAGAGCCCTCTGGAGCTCGGGCCGCGCTCTATCCTCAACGTTAATGTACCGGACGTCCCCTGGGAAGAACTGGCAGGCATTCGGGTAACCCGTCTGGGCCACCGGGAACGGGCGGAAGGCGCGGTGCCAATGACCTGTCCCCGCGGTAAGGAACGTTACTGGATAGGGGCGGCCGGTGTGGGCGGTGATGCCGGTCCTGGTACCGATTTCAACGCCGTCCGCGAAGGCTACGTCTCGGTAACCCCGGTGCATATAGATATGACCCGGCATGAGGCCCTTTCGCGGCTTCGGGACTGGGTCGATACCCTTGCGGATTTGCCGGAGGGCCGGGGATGA
- the ispD gene encoding 2-C-methyl-D-erythritol 4-phosphate cytidylyltransferase, whose amino-acid sequence MPAPRLWLIVPAAGIGQRMQAEQPKQYLRIGQRFILDITLSRLMDSAPFSGCMVPLHPADHWWPDTEASGDSRIQTCTGGAERAESVLSALHALAEQIRDDDWVLVHDAARPCLHTRDLSNLIDQLYHHPVGGLLASPVADTLKRAGTGDLPEVLETVDRKNLWRALTPQMFRYRILVDSLEAALAGELLVTDESSAVEFSGNMPVLVEGRPDNIKITVPADLALAGFILSRF is encoded by the coding sequence ATGCCTGCTCCGAGACTTTGGCTGATTGTCCCTGCCGCCGGCATCGGCCAGCGTATGCAGGCCGAACAACCGAAGCAGTACCTTCGAATCGGCCAGCGTTTCATTCTCGATATCACCCTTTCCCGATTGATGGATTCCGCCCCGTTTTCCGGCTGCATGGTGCCATTGCATCCGGCCGATCATTGGTGGCCGGATACCGAGGCCAGCGGCGATAGCCGAATCCAGACCTGCACCGGCGGAGCCGAAAGGGCCGAGTCGGTATTGTCCGCACTGCATGCCCTGGCGGAGCAGATCAGGGATGATGATTGGGTCCTGGTCCACGATGCGGCACGACCATGTCTTCATACCCGGGACCTGTCGAACCTGATTGACCAACTCTACCACCACCCTGTCGGGGGGCTTCTGGCTTCGCCAGTGGCCGACACCCTGAAGCGGGCTGGCACAGGCGACCTGCCTGAAGTTCTTGAAACGGTGGATCGCAAAAATCTGTGGCGGGCATTAACGCCTCAGATGTTTCGCTATCGTATTCTGGTGGATTCACTGGAAGCTGCCCTTGCCGGCGAACTTCTGGTGACTGATGAGTCCTCTGCCGTGGAGTTTTCCGGTAACATGCCCGTTCTGGTCGAAGGACGGCCGGACAATATCAAGATCACCGTACCCGCAGATCTGGCCCTCGCAGGCTTCATTCTCAGCCGGTTCTGA